From the genome of Rathayibacter sp. VKM Ac-2759, one region includes:
- a CDS encoding ABC transporter ATP-binding protein, whose amino-acid sequence MTAEHTLVVEDLTLGYGDRTVVTGLDLVVPPGRITAIVGANACGKSTLLRSMSRLLAPRAGTVLLDGKAVHRTPAKQLARTLGLLPQSPIAPEGITVADLVGRGRHPHQGLLSRWSAHDDEAVATALDATDTAALADRAVDELSGGQRQRVWIAMALAQETDLLLLDEPTTFLDVSHQIEVLDLLVDLNRSRGTTVVMVLHDLNLAARYADQLVALAGGAVHASGTPAEVLTEETVLAVFGLDSRIITDPTSGTPLMLPLGRHRLAPDPQT is encoded by the coding sequence GTGACCGCTGAGCACACCCTGGTCGTCGAGGATCTGACCCTCGGCTACGGCGACCGCACCGTCGTCACCGGCCTCGATCTCGTCGTGCCGCCCGGCCGCATCACCGCGATCGTCGGCGCGAACGCCTGCGGCAAGTCGACCCTCCTCCGCTCGATGTCGCGCCTGCTCGCCCCGCGCGCGGGCACCGTGCTCCTCGACGGCAAGGCCGTGCACCGGACGCCCGCGAAGCAGCTCGCCCGCACCCTGGGCCTGCTCCCGCAGTCGCCGATCGCCCCGGAGGGGATCACCGTCGCCGATCTCGTCGGCCGCGGCCGCCATCCCCACCAGGGACTGCTCAGCAGGTGGAGCGCCCACGACGACGAGGCCGTCGCCACCGCGCTGGACGCGACCGACACCGCCGCCCTCGCCGACCGCGCGGTGGACGAGCTCTCCGGCGGCCAGCGCCAGCGGGTGTGGATCGCGATGGCACTCGCGCAGGAGACGGACCTGCTGCTGCTCGACGAGCCGACGACGTTCCTCGACGTCAGCCACCAGATCGAGGTGCTCGACCTGCTCGTCGACCTCAACCGCAGCCGCGGCACGACGGTCGTGATGGTGCTGCACGACCTCAACCTCGCGGCGCGCTACGCCGACCAGCTCGTGGCGCTCGCGGGCGGCGCGGTGCACGCCTCCGGGACCCCGGCCGAGGTGCTCACCGAGGAGACGGTGCTCGCCGTCTTCGGCCTCGACAGCCGGATCATCACCGACCCCACCTCGGGGACGCCGCTGATGCTGCCCCTCGGCCGCCACCGGCTCGCCCCGGACCCGCAGACGTAG
- a CDS encoding HAD-IA family hydrolase, which translates to MHAWARLFTPYLESKGIEGGYTDADYFRYIDGRPRYDGVRALLASRGLTLPEGTPADDPALETVCGLGNRKNAAFNATLDEEGVAPYPGSLAFLDAAIAAGVQVAVVTSSRNGVPVLEAAGLRDRFEIVVDGLLAADRGIAGKPAPDTYLYAAELLGRSAAECVVVEDAHSGVAAGRAGAFGLVVGVDRGVGAETLLEHGADIVVDDLAELLPFLPTAPAPEDAA; encoded by the coding sequence ATGCACGCCTGGGCGAGGCTGTTCACGCCCTACCTCGAGTCGAAGGGCATCGAGGGCGGCTACACCGACGCCGACTACTTCCGCTACATCGACGGCCGCCCGCGCTACGACGGCGTCCGCGCGCTGCTCGCCTCCCGCGGACTCACCCTGCCCGAGGGCACCCCGGCCGACGACCCCGCGCTCGAGACCGTCTGCGGTCTCGGCAACCGAAAGAACGCCGCCTTCAACGCCACCCTCGACGAGGAGGGCGTCGCCCCGTACCCCGGCTCTCTGGCGTTCCTCGACGCCGCGATCGCCGCGGGCGTCCAGGTCGCCGTCGTCACGTCCTCGCGCAACGGCGTCCCCGTGCTCGAGGCCGCCGGCCTCCGCGACCGCTTCGAGATCGTCGTCGACGGCCTGCTCGCCGCCGACCGCGGCATCGCCGGCAAGCCCGCCCCGGACACCTACCTCTACGCCGCCGAGCTCCTCGGCCGGAGCGCCGCCGAGTGCGTCGTCGTCGAGGACGCCCACTCCGGAGTCGCCGCGGGTCGCGCGGGCGCCTTCGGCCTGGTCGTCGGCGTCGACCGCGGAGTCGGCGCCGAGACCCTGCTCGAGCACGGCGCCGACATCGTCGTCGACGACCTCGCAGAGCTGCTCCCCTTCCTCCCCACCGCCCCCGCCCCCGAGGACGCCGCATGA
- a CDS encoding glycosyl hydrolase family 65 protein, whose product MNPITSDPLDRNRFPVDEWALVETEFATELQGRTETLFATGNGYLGLRGNVEEGRDGYAYGTFINGFHETWAIRHAEEAFGFARVGQTIVNVPDAKIIRLYVDDEPFVLSEADVLAYTRRLDFANGVLTREIEWRTPSGKRVLIRARRLVSFTDRHLAILDYEVEMIDDDASVLISSQILNRQDGVDEYHAPSGSEGAGFDPRKAESFEDRVLQPRLKRVNGTRYLLGYRTTNSGMTIACGAEHVLETENEWDQTSQIDDDLAKHVYRVKAKAGVPVRLVKTLTYHTSRGVPVRELADRCDRTLDRARETPVEEQFTKQREWLDDFWQRSDVQIDGQPAIQQATRWNLFQLAQSTARTDGGGVAAKGVSGSGYGGHYFWDTEVYVLPFLSYTAPLVARNALRFRQNMLEAARARAAELNQRGALFPWRTINGQESSAYYAAGTAQYHIDADISYALMQYVGATGDDDFLARGAIDILVETARMWADLGFWRSNGDDHFHIHGVTGPDEYTTVVNDNLYTNVMARSNLRAAARAVELLKAVEPAAFERMVARLHVDEDEVIEWARAADKMHIPFDERAGIHPQDAAFLEKELWDLENTPASKRPLLLHFHPLVIYRFQVLKQADVVLALLLQGNEFTAEQKRADFEYYDALTTGDSTLSAVVQSIIAAEVGYTELSRHYFLSALFVDLADLHRNTADGIHVASTGGVWSALVYGFGGMRDHGGRITLDPRLPDDWERLTFRITLHGTRVRVEVAQESVLLTVETGDAASITVRDERVHVEAGNPVRVGLGHQGPRLIGAPTTSDIEGTRRSDGTVITASIPTITMASEPEVMTGP is encoded by the coding sequence ATGAACCCCATCACCTCCGACCCGCTCGACCGCAACCGCTTCCCGGTCGACGAGTGGGCCCTCGTCGAGACCGAGTTCGCGACCGAGCTCCAGGGCCGCACCGAGACGCTCTTCGCCACCGGCAACGGCTACCTCGGGCTGCGCGGCAACGTCGAGGAGGGCCGCGACGGCTACGCCTACGGCACCTTCATCAACGGCTTCCACGAGACCTGGGCGATCCGGCACGCCGAGGAGGCGTTCGGCTTCGCCCGCGTGGGGCAGACCATCGTCAACGTCCCCGACGCCAAGATCATCCGCCTCTACGTCGACGACGAGCCGTTCGTGCTGAGCGAGGCCGACGTCCTCGCCTACACGCGCCGCCTCGACTTCGCGAACGGCGTGCTCACCCGCGAGATCGAGTGGCGGACGCCGTCGGGCAAGCGAGTCCTGATCCGCGCGCGACGCCTCGTGTCGTTCACCGACCGCCACCTCGCGATCCTCGACTACGAGGTCGAGATGATCGACGACGACGCGTCGGTGCTCATCTCGAGCCAGATCCTCAACCGCCAGGACGGCGTCGACGAGTACCACGCGCCCTCGGGCAGCGAGGGCGCCGGCTTCGACCCGCGCAAGGCCGAGTCCTTCGAGGACCGCGTGCTCCAGCCGCGCCTGAAGCGGGTCAACGGCACCCGCTACCTCCTCGGCTACCGCACCACCAACTCCGGGATGACCATCGCCTGCGGCGCCGAGCACGTGCTCGAGACCGAGAACGAGTGGGACCAGACCTCGCAGATCGACGACGACCTCGCCAAGCACGTCTACCGCGTGAAGGCGAAGGCGGGTGTGCCGGTCCGCCTCGTCAAGACGCTGACCTACCACACCTCCCGCGGGGTGCCCGTGCGCGAGCTCGCCGACCGCTGCGACCGCACGCTCGACCGCGCCCGCGAGACGCCGGTCGAGGAGCAGTTCACCAAGCAGCGCGAGTGGCTCGACGACTTCTGGCAGCGCTCGGACGTGCAGATCGACGGCCAGCCTGCTATCCAGCAGGCCACCCGCTGGAACCTCTTCCAGCTCGCGCAGTCGACGGCCCGCACCGACGGGGGCGGCGTCGCGGCGAAGGGCGTCTCGGGCTCCGGATACGGCGGCCACTACTTCTGGGACACCGAGGTCTACGTCCTCCCGTTCCTCAGCTACACCGCGCCGCTCGTCGCGCGGAACGCGCTGCGCTTCCGGCAGAACATGCTCGAGGCGGCCCGTGCCCGCGCCGCCGAGCTCAACCAGCGCGGTGCCCTGTTCCCCTGGCGCACGATCAACGGCCAGGAGTCGTCGGCGTACTACGCCGCCGGCACCGCGCAGTACCACATCGACGCCGACATCTCCTACGCGCTCATGCAGTACGTGGGCGCGACCGGCGACGACGACTTCCTCGCCCGCGGCGCGATCGACATCCTCGTCGAGACCGCGCGGATGTGGGCCGACCTCGGCTTCTGGCGCAGCAACGGAGACGACCACTTCCACATTCACGGAGTGACGGGTCCCGACGAGTACACGACCGTCGTCAACGACAACCTGTACACGAACGTCATGGCGCGCTCGAACCTCCGGGCCGCGGCGCGCGCCGTCGAGCTGCTGAAGGCGGTCGAGCCCGCGGCGTTCGAGCGGATGGTCGCGCGACTCCACGTCGACGAGGACGAGGTCATCGAGTGGGCCCGCGCGGCCGACAAGATGCACATCCCGTTCGACGAGCGGGCCGGGATCCACCCGCAGGATGCGGCGTTCCTCGAGAAGGAGCTCTGGGACCTCGAGAACACCCCCGCGAGCAAGCGCCCGCTGCTGCTGCACTTCCACCCGCTGGTCATCTACCGGTTCCAGGTGCTGAAGCAGGCCGACGTCGTGCTCGCTCTGCTGCTGCAGGGCAACGAGTTCACCGCCGAGCAGAAGCGCGCCGACTTCGAGTACTACGACGCGCTGACCACGGGCGACTCGACGCTCTCGGCCGTCGTGCAGTCGATCATCGCGGCCGAGGTGGGCTACACCGAGCTGTCGCGGCACTACTTCCTGTCCGCGCTGTTCGTCGACCTCGCCGATCTGCACCGCAACACGGCCGACGGCATCCACGTCGCCTCGACCGGCGGCGTGTGGAGTGCGCTGGTCTACGGCTTCGGCGGGATGCGCGACCACGGCGGCCGCATCACGCTCGACCCGCGCCTCCCGGACGACTGGGAGCGCCTGACCTTCCGCATCACGCTGCACGGCACCCGCGTGCGCGTCGAGGTGGCGCAGGAGTCGGTGCTCCTCACGGTCGAGACCGGCGACGCCGCCTCGATCACCGTCCGCGACGAGCGCGTCCACGTCGAGGCCGGCAACCCGGTCCGCGTCGGGCTCGGCCACCAGGGCCCGCGCCTGATCGGGGCACCCACCACCTCCGACATCGAGGGCACCCGCCGCTCCGACGGCACGGTGATCACGGCGTCCATCCCGACGATCACGATGGCCTCGGAGCCCGAGGTGATGACGGGGCCGTAG
- the purQ gene encoding phosphoribosylformylglycinamidine synthase subunit PurQ, translating to MRIGVITFPGSLDDRDAQRAVRRAGAEPVALWHGDHDLGGVDAIVLPGGFSYGDYLRCGAIASHSPIMREVIAAADAGTPVLGICNGFQMLTEAHLLPGGLIRNDAGSFVCRDQRLRVENASTVWTSEFEAGQEITIPLKNGEGGYIASADTIAELEGEGRVVFRYLGENPNGSMNDIAGVTNARGNVVGLMPHPEHAVEPGFGPDTPAAMRSGVDGLAFFTSAVRALVQTA from the coding sequence ATGCGCATCGGGGTCATCACCTTCCCGGGCTCGCTCGACGACCGCGACGCGCAGCGCGCCGTGCGCCGCGCGGGCGCCGAGCCCGTCGCCCTCTGGCACGGCGACCACGACCTCGGCGGCGTCGACGCGATCGTGCTGCCCGGAGGCTTCTCGTACGGCGACTACCTGCGCTGCGGAGCCATCGCCTCCCACTCCCCGATCATGCGCGAGGTCATCGCCGCGGCGGACGCGGGCACCCCGGTGCTCGGCATCTGCAACGGCTTCCAGATGCTGACCGAGGCGCACCTGCTGCCCGGCGGGCTGATCCGCAACGACGCGGGCTCGTTCGTCTGCCGCGACCAGCGCCTCCGCGTCGAGAACGCGTCGACGGTCTGGACGAGCGAGTTCGAGGCGGGCCAGGAGATCACCATCCCGCTCAAGAACGGCGAGGGCGGCTACATCGCCTCGGCCGACACGATCGCCGAGCTCGAGGGCGAGGGCCGCGTCGTCTTCCGCTACCTCGGCGAGAACCCGAACGGCTCGATGAACGACATCGCCGGGGTGACCAACGCGCGCGGCAACGTGGTCGGCCTGATGCCGCACCCCGAGCACGCGGTCGAGCCGGGCTTCGGTCCCGACACTCCGGCCGCGATGCGCTCGGGAGTCGACGGTCTCGCGTTCTTCACGTCGGCCGTGCGCGCGCTGGTGCAGACCGCGTAG
- the purS gene encoding phosphoribosylformylglycinamidine synthase subunit PurS, whose translation MPTIVVEVMPKAELLDPQGKAVAGALARLGHSAVNGVRVGKRFEITVDEVTDEVRASVEAIAADMLSNSVIEDVVGIHYPETV comes from the coding sequence GTGCCCACGATCGTCGTTGAAGTCATGCCCAAGGCCGAGCTGCTCGATCCGCAGGGGAAGGCCGTCGCCGGAGCGCTCGCGCGACTCGGCCACTCGGCCGTGAACGGCGTGCGCGTGGGCAAGCGCTTCGAGATCACCGTCGACGAGGTCACCGACGAGGTGCGCGCGAGCGTCGAGGCGATCGCCGCCGACATGCTGTCGAACTCGGTCATCGAGGACGTCGTCGGCATCCACTACCCCGAGACCGTCTGA
- a CDS encoding VOC family protein gives MNATAPDLLAPDTTMGAVTLRVADLDGMIAYYRDAVTLDLLSHDGPVAVLGRGGVASVILQHAPELRHAAPRSAGLFHTAILFESEAALAAAVYSVATRHPGSFTGSSDHLVSRAFYFDDPEHNGVELYWDRDRSQWSWTHGQIEMSTVFLDPNAYLQEHLTPEAIEQPRLGGASVGHVHLSVGDVATARDFYVDRLGFETTTTYGGQALFVSAGGYHHHMAMNTWSSRGAGRRQLALGLGQVEIVVPGADDLGALDERLRSTGVATRDDGRTLAFEDPWSNAIRVRTAGS, from the coding sequence ATGAACGCCACCGCCCCCGACCTGCTCGCGCCCGACACCACGATGGGCGCGGTCACGCTCCGCGTCGCCGACCTCGACGGGATGATCGCCTACTACCGCGACGCCGTCACCCTCGATCTGCTCTCGCACGACGGGCCGGTCGCGGTGCTCGGCCGCGGCGGGGTCGCCTCCGTGATCCTGCAGCACGCGCCCGAGCTGCGGCACGCCGCACCGCGCAGCGCGGGGCTGTTCCACACCGCGATCCTGTTCGAGTCGGAGGCGGCGCTCGCCGCAGCGGTCTACAGCGTCGCGACCCGGCACCCCGGCTCCTTCACCGGCAGCTCCGACCACCTCGTGAGCCGAGCGTTCTACTTCGACGACCCCGAGCACAACGGCGTCGAGCTCTACTGGGACCGCGACCGGTCGCAGTGGTCGTGGACCCACGGGCAGATCGAGATGTCGACGGTCTTCCTGGACCCCAACGCCTACCTCCAGGAGCACCTGACCCCGGAGGCGATCGAGCAGCCCCGGCTGGGCGGCGCCTCCGTGGGACACGTGCACCTGAGCGTCGGCGACGTCGCCACCGCCAGGGACTTCTACGTCGACCGCCTCGGCTTCGAGACGACGACGACCTACGGCGGGCAGGCGCTCTTCGTCTCCGCCGGCGGCTACCACCACCACATGGCGATGAACACCTGGAGCTCGCGCGGCGCCGGGCGGCGGCAGCTCGCGCTCGGCCTCGGGCAGGTCGAGATCGTGGTGCCGGGAGCCGACGATCTCGGGGCGCTCGACGAGCGACTGCGCAGCACCGGTGTCGCCACGCGGGACGACGGACGCACGCTCGCCTTCGAGGACCCGTGGTCCAACGCGATCCGGGTGAGGACCGCGGGGAGCTGA
- a CDS encoding trypsin-like peptidase domain-containing protein, whose protein sequence is MNEQHGPQGDEPTAHSDRTAEQAALDERLALRVDDRRRRRRALVAGGAGLAVLIGLAAGGVSSAGSTEVAASSGGSSASTAVYPGSRSAFGGGITVSPYSGGTTLSPYSGGSGYGSSSGSSSTSTATDAVAASAAQTAGVVTITSDLTYESATSAGTGVVLTSDGMILTNNHVVEGATSIEVTVESTGEAYTARVVGTDATNDIAVLQLEDASGLTPATLDTDGVAVGDAVTAVGNAGGTGDLVAASGTVTALGQSITTQSEAGISGETLSGLIQVDADIVSGDSGGPLVDSEGEVVGIDTAASSGSADITGFAVPISTALDIVATIEAGADTATVEIGYPAFLGVALSSTASTSPYRSAVSAAEGAVVSGVVTDGPAAEAGLATGDTITAVNGTAIASSDALSADLAQREPGESVTLTWTDTAGASHSAEVTLVEGPVA, encoded by the coding sequence ATGAACGAGCAGCACGGACCCCAGGGCGACGAGCCCACCGCCCACTCCGACCGCACCGCCGAGCAGGCCGCTCTCGACGAGCGCCTGGCCCTGCGCGTCGACGACCGCCGCCGTCGGCGCCGCGCCCTCGTCGCCGGCGGCGCCGGTCTCGCCGTGCTGATCGGACTCGCCGCGGGAGGCGTGTCCTCCGCCGGCAGCACCGAGGTCGCCGCGTCCTCCGGCGGCTCGAGCGCGAGCACCGCGGTCTACCCGGGCTCGCGCAGTGCGTTCGGAGGCGGGATCACGGTCTCCCCGTACTCCGGCGGCACCACGCTCTCGCCCTACTCCGGCGGCTCGGGCTACGGCTCCTCCTCCGGGAGCTCCTCGACGAGCACCGCGACCGACGCCGTCGCCGCGAGTGCCGCGCAGACCGCGGGCGTCGTCACGATCACCTCCGACCTCACCTACGAGAGCGCGACCTCGGCCGGGACCGGCGTCGTCCTCACCTCCGACGGCATGATCCTCACCAACAACCACGTCGTCGAGGGGGCGACCAGCATCGAGGTCACCGTCGAGTCGACCGGCGAGGCCTACACCGCTCGCGTCGTCGGCACCGACGCGACCAACGACATCGCCGTCCTCCAGCTCGAGGACGCGTCGGGTCTGACGCCCGCGACGCTCGACACCGACGGGGTCGCCGTCGGCGATGCCGTCACCGCTGTCGGCAACGCAGGGGGGACCGGCGACCTGGTCGCCGCCTCCGGCACCGTGACCGCGCTCGGGCAGAGCATCACGACCCAGTCCGAGGCCGGGATCTCGGGCGAGACCCTGTCCGGGCTGATCCAGGTCGACGCCGACATCGTCTCCGGCGACTCGGGCGGACCGCTCGTCGACTCCGAGGGCGAGGTCGTCGGGATCGACACCGCCGCCTCGAGCGGGTCGGCGGACATCACCGGCTTCGCCGTCCCGATCTCGACGGCTCTCGACATCGTCGCCACGATCGAGGCCGGCGCCGACACCGCCACCGTCGAGATCGGCTACCCGGCGTTCCTGGGGGTCGCGCTCTCGTCGACCGCATCGACCTCGCCCTACCGCTCGGCCGTCTCCGCCGCCGAGGGCGCCGTGGTCTCCGGAGTCGTGACCGACGGCCCCGCGGCGGAGGCGGGCCTCGCCACCGGCGACACCATCACCGCCGTGAACGGCACGGCCATCGCCTCCTCCGACGCACTCTCGGCCGACCTCGCCCAGCGCGAGCCCGGCGAGTCGGTGACCCTCACCTGGACCGACACCGCCGGAGCCTCCCACTCGGCGGAGGTCACCCTGGTCGAGGGCCCCGTCGCCTGA
- a CDS encoding Fur family transcriptional regulator: protein MTTPDDRLRASGLKATATRRAVLQALEGHPHSDVDAVLARVRTELPDASAQAVYGVLSAFTEAGLTRRIEPEGHPRRFELRVDDNHHHVVCRTCGAVADVDCVVGQAPCLHPSTSSGFAIETADVTFWGTCPDCLAAAQS from the coding sequence ATGACGACACCGGACGACCGCCTCCGAGCCTCCGGGCTCAAGGCCACCGCCACCCGGCGGGCCGTCCTGCAGGCCCTCGAGGGGCACCCGCACTCCGACGTCGACGCCGTCCTCGCGCGAGTGCGCACCGAGCTCCCCGACGCCTCCGCCCAGGCGGTGTACGGAGTGCTCTCGGCCTTCACCGAGGCCGGCCTCACCCGCCGCATCGAGCCGGAGGGTCACCCCCGCCGGTTCGAGCTGCGGGTCGACGACAACCACCACCACGTCGTCTGCCGCACGTGCGGCGCCGTGGCCGACGTCGACTGCGTCGTCGGTCAGGCGCCCTGCCTGCACCCGTCCACCTCGAGCGGCTTCGCCATCGAGACGGCCGACGTCACCTTCTGGGGCACCTGCCCCGACTGCCTCGCGGCAGCGCAGAGCTGA
- a CDS encoding catalase — protein MTEERFTTTNSGAPVASDEHSLSVGADGPLALHDHYLLEKLAQFNRERIPERVVHAKGGGAFGRFVTTGDVSAYTRAALFQPGVETEMLARFSTVAGEQGSPDTWRDPRGFALKFYTSEGNYDLVGNNTPVFFLRDGIKFPDFIRSQKRLPGSHLRDHDMQWDFWTLSPESAHQVTWLMGDRGLPSSWRHMDGFGSHTYQWINAAGERFWVKYHFKTDQGIEILSQEQADQIAGEDADFHIRDLSSAIDRGDFPSWTLSVQVMPYEDAKSYRFNPFDLTKVWPHADYPLIEVGSMILDRNPENYFAQIEQAAFAPSNFVPGIAASPDKMLLARIFSYADAHRYRVGANHAQLPVNAPKSPVHSYSKDGPMRFDFQKAEVPVYAPNTTGGAHADPARAAESTGWESDGELTRAAATLHPEDDDFGQAGTLYREVLDDDAKARLVANIAGHVSKVTRPELRQRVLQYWANVDTSLAQRVAEAIEPSAPGADVSPEEVGIGA, from the coding sequence ATGACCGAGGAACGATTCACGACGACCAATTCCGGAGCGCCGGTCGCGAGCGACGAGCACTCGCTGAGCGTCGGAGCCGACGGCCCCCTCGCGCTCCACGACCACTACCTCCTCGAGAAGCTCGCGCAGTTCAACCGCGAGCGCATCCCCGAGCGGGTCGTCCACGCCAAGGGCGGCGGAGCGTTCGGTCGCTTCGTCACCACCGGAGACGTCAGCGCCTACACCCGCGCCGCGCTCTTCCAGCCCGGCGTCGAGACCGAGATGCTCGCCCGCTTCTCCACCGTCGCCGGCGAGCAGGGCTCGCCCGACACCTGGCGCGACCCGCGCGGCTTCGCGCTGAAGTTCTACACGAGCGAGGGCAACTACGACCTCGTCGGAAACAACACCCCCGTCTTCTTCCTCCGCGACGGCATCAAGTTCCCCGACTTCATCCGCTCGCAGAAGCGCCTCCCCGGCTCGCACCTGCGCGACCACGACATGCAGTGGGACTTCTGGACCCTCTCGCCCGAGTCGGCCCACCAGGTCACCTGGCTGATGGGCGACCGCGGTCTGCCGAGCTCGTGGCGCCACATGGACGGCTTCGGCTCGCACACCTACCAGTGGATCAACGCGGCCGGCGAGCGGTTCTGGGTCAAGTACCACTTCAAGACCGACCAGGGCATCGAGATCCTCAGCCAGGAGCAGGCCGACCAGATCGCAGGAGAGGACGCCGACTTCCACATCCGCGACCTGTCCTCGGCCATCGACCGCGGCGACTTCCCGTCGTGGACGCTCTCGGTGCAGGTCATGCCCTACGAGGACGCGAAGAGCTACCGGTTCAACCCGTTCGACCTCACCAAGGTCTGGCCGCACGCCGACTACCCGCTGATCGAGGTCGGCTCGATGATCCTCGACCGCAACCCCGAGAACTACTTCGCGCAGATCGAGCAGGCGGCCTTCGCCCCCTCGAACTTCGTGCCCGGCATCGCGGCGAGCCCCGACAAGATGCTCCTCGCGCGCATCTTCAGCTACGCCGACGCGCACCGCTACCGCGTGGGCGCGAACCACGCGCAGCTCCCGGTCAACGCGCCGAAGTCGCCGGTGCACTCCTACTCGAAGGACGGGCCGATGCGGTTCGACTTCCAGAAGGCCGAGGTCCCGGTCTACGCGCCCAACACGACCGGAGGCGCCCACGCCGACCCCGCGCGCGCCGCGGAGTCGACGGGTTGGGAGAGCGACGGCGAGCTCACGCGCGCCGCGGCGACCCTCCACCCCGAGGACGACGACTTCGGTCAGGCCGGGACCCTCTACCGCGAGGTGCTCGACGACGACGCGAAGGCCCGCCTGGTCGCGAACATCGCCGGCCACGTCTCGAAGGTGACCCGCCCCGAGCTCCGTCAGCGCGTGCTCCAGTACTGGGCGAACGTCGACACCTCGCTGGCGCAGCGCGTCGCCGAGGCGATCGAGCCCTCGGCTCCGGGCGCCGACGTCTCGCCCGAGGAAGTCGGCATCGGGGCCTAG